Proteins encoded within one genomic window of Humulus lupulus chromosome 1, drHumLupu1.1, whole genome shotgun sequence:
- the LOC133801621 gene encoding uncharacterized protein LOC133801621, with amino-acid sequence MEKSQFCVQHEARMEKLSSMMSDLDEEIVSLQTDKETLEKERKELEQRVNSLESSAAEAKKQKLETELLFGKKLKEAEERAVEAAVEATRQRIRDREITERKFARMAEVDTAKYLDLALRNKKQTPEEKWAKLEMYCKNVDVKIGEYDVDKYLNELGDLQISYPPCHLEKLKLRGDALGSMYNAEGEAVEDTVANLAPDEKASGSTSVAEGKSEGERGVCCMTYLDQELHRSFRPLRAKYSERLYRWWERMPSEHREWTNVPFLRRIFDNPQWLYSTWALEELIRSGIPYYISCERYGLGYPKLENAMSEYIRRIEWD; translated from the exons ATGGAGAAAAGTCAATTCTGCGTTCAGCATGAAGCTCGCATGGAAAAGCTTAGCAGTATGATGAGTGACCTTGACGAGGAGATTGTGTCGTTACAGACTGATAAGGAGACCTTagagaaggagagaaaagagCTGGAGCAAAGGGTGAACAGTCTTGAGTCCAGCGCAGCGGAGGCCAAGAAGCAGAAGTTAGAAACTGAACTTCTATTTGGGAAGAAGTTGAAGGAAGCAGAAGAG aggGCAGTAGAGGCAGCTGTTGAAGCCACTAGGCAGCGTATTCGAGACCGAGAGATCACTGAACGCAAATTTGCGAGAATGGCAGAGGTAGACACTGCCAAGTATCTGGATTTGGCGTTACGTAACAAGAAGCAAACCCCAGAGGAGAAATGGGCAAAGCTGGAGATGTATTGCAAGAACGTCGATGTAAAGATAGGAGAGTATGACGTCGACAAGTATTTGAATGAACTTGGGGATTTGCAGATTTCTTATCCGCCATGTCATTTGGAGAAGTTGAAGCTGAGGGGCGATGCGCTGGGATCGATGTATAATGCCGAGGGGGAAGCCGTTGAAGATACTGTTGCCAACTTGGCTCCTGATGAAAAAGCATCAGGTTCTACCTCTGTAGCTGAGGGCAAGTCAGAGGGTGAAAGAG GTGTATGTTGTATGACGTATTTGGATCAGGAGCTTCATAGATCTTTTAGGCCTTTGCGTGCGAAATACAGCGAAAGATtatacagatggtgggagagGATGCCCA GTGAGCACCGTGAGTGGACGAATGTTCCCTTTTTAAGGAGAATCTTTGACAACCCACAGTGGCTTTACTCAACGTGGGCTCTGGAAGAGCTTATCAGAAGTGGCATCCCGTACTATATATCTTGTGAACGCTACGGGCTAGGCTATCCGAAGCTAGAAAATGCGATGTCAGAGTACATACGACGTATCGAATGGGATTAA